The genomic DNA aataaaagagaatgaGAGTGAATTGGTGGGAATTGAATACGAAACGTCTGGTTCCAATCGAGTTAAAAAAAGTACTAGAAGATACTGCAGAAATCCTTGTTGAAgtgaatttaattttacttatttgaaaaaaaaagatttttttttttttgggaagaAAGAAGGGTCAATGAGTTACCAATGGAGGAGGAAAGGAATATAATGATTGGCACATTCCACACGCGCTTAATTGGTAATAAGGTAAATGAAACAGAAAAGGCGACAGCTTTATGAGCTATGGCTGCCTCTCTCTCACCTCACCttcttcatctctctctctcgctctctctctctctgcgtcTCCGCAGGCACCGTAGCATAGGAACAATACAAACAAGAGTCGTCTCTCATtgtttcttctcttctctttcctTCACACAGTTCCACAGGCAATAACAAAAAGGAGAATTTCTATGGAAGCTGGAAATTTTATGGAAACATCCCCATTCCCCATCATTCAATCCTTCATgtaattctctctctctctctctctctacccaCCAAACCTTCTTGCCTATCTCTTCTTCCCCACCTTTCCTGTCTGCAAATTTCTGCTTCCCATTCCCAGCCTCcatctctctgtctctctgtgTGGACCTTCTTTGGCTCAGATTGATCACGGGTATGCTTAAATTTCACGGATTTCTTGTTCTGTATGCAGAAACCCATGTGGGTTTTATGTCAATCAATCTGATAACATTGACTGAGGTTTTGGGTTCTCTGATGCACTTCTCTTGCCACAAACTGACTTGCAAAAATGGGAACTTTAGCTCTCTCTGTCCCTCTCTGACAATCTCAAtacggtttttttttgtttgattaACTGAGCTCCAGACCAAGATCTTGGTGGACGTCTTACGGTTCTGATTTATTAGTGTCGGTGGAATTCGAGTGAATTGATGTTCTTTCACTGGGACATTTTTGGCCTATATGATGCGAAATTTCTCCTCCTGCCACTGCAGATTGGATGTCTGACGGTACGGCTGCGTCAGCACTGCGGCCGGCGGAGCTGCCTGAGTCATCGCCGACGGTGGATGGCACGCACCGGTTTGGTGACTTGAGGAGCGTGCAGTGGCGTATCGGTCTTGGGGTATTGCCCTCCTCACCGTCTGCTTCTACCGATGAGCTCCGTCGGGTCACGGCTGATTCTCGGAGACGGTATGGTTGCACTTCATTTCATTTCGAGCTGACAATTTAGCGGTTTTGGTTTGTCTGTGATTCTGAGTAGTGTTATAACTTTGTCAGTTATGCGGGTTTGCGAAGACGGCTCCTTATTGACCCTCATACTTCCAAAGATGGAAGTAACTCGCCTAATCTTGCGGTCGACAACCCGCTGTCACAAAACCCAGGTTATTTTTTGGCTACATTTGATCTCACCTGTTGAAATTTATTGATGcatcttctttctttcccttCCTGGTCGAAGAAAACAAAACTTCCAAAGAATGTGTGATCTGAAAGATTGACATTATAACACTGGCTATTAAAAGGCTGCTGCAGAACTCTCAGTGTAACAATCAGATTATTCTACGTGTCATGTCTTGAATCCATCACTTGGCTTGAAGGAAACGAGTCATTACGAATTTCCCATGACTCAGCTTACAAGCAAGGAATCAGCAATCCTCTCCTACAGTTGAGAAAAGTGATGGTTCTTACTTCTAACCTGCCTTTTTTCTATTGCAGAGAGCAGGTGGGGTCGCTTCTTTCGAAATGCTGAGCTGGAGAAAATGGTTGATCAAGATCTGTTGCGCTTGTATCCCGAGGATGGAAGTTATTTCCAGACACCCGGATGCCAAGGCATGCTAAGAAGAATCTTGTTGCTGTGGTGCCTTAGACATCCCAACTATGGGTACAGACAAGGTAAATGTGAATTCTTTATTTGCGAGAATTCAGTATTGTCATTGGCTATTTTATTGCTTCACTATTGGCACAGGCTTTCCAAATATGTTTTAAATGCTATATTGGCCTCGTGATCTGTTATCAGTAGAGCATGGGTGGTTTTAACTGATTCATTGTCCTGTCTATTTTATTGACTGCTGCCAAATAATTCCAGAGCGTCCCTAAACAAAACCATGTGTGATTGGGTGGTAATATCTGGTTGAACGAAACTTATCAGGTGCTCCTAAAGCTTCAAGTGATTTGGTGCTTTAAGCCAATCGAAATTGAGAGATCGAGTGGAACCAGAGTAGCTCCTTTTGACTGAGCAAACCGATCCTCATGGATTTGAGCATGCAAAATTTTGTCCCTCTCGGAGTTAGCTTTTGATCTCCACTACATTTATGTGCCAATGAATAAACTCAAATGGATGGTTGGTGTTGCCATTTGCTGTTTTTTGCAGGAATGCATGAACTGTTGGCACCTCTGATTTATGTCCTCCAAGTTGACATTAACCGCCTTTCCCAAGTTCGGAAGCTTTATGAGGATTACTTTACCGACAAGTTCGATGAGTTATCAGTTCACGAAAGCGACTTCACCTATAACTTTGATTACAAAAGATTCTCAAATGCAATGGAGAGCTCCGCGAGCTCCCATGGGAACATAGTCAAAGCTAGGAGTCTTGATGACCTTGATCCTGATGTGCAGAAAATTGTACTTTTAAGCGACCCTTATGGAGCTGAAGGTGAACTGGGCATCGTGTTATCTGAGAAGTTCATGGAACATGATGCTTACTCTATGTTTGAGGCACTGATGAGTGGGGTCAATGGCTCAATTGCCATGGCAGATTTCTTCTCACATTTGCCTGCAGATGGGAACAATAACAGCTCACCACCTGTGATCGAGGCTTCTGCTGCATTATACCATCTGCTTTCTGTCGTCGATTTGCCTCTGCATACTCACCTCACTGAGCTGGGAGTGGAACCACAGTACTTTTGTCTTCGTTGGCTTCGGGTGTTATTTGGACGCGAGTTTGCACTTCTTGACCTTTTGGTGATATGGGATGAGATTTTTGCTCAAGACAATGGTAAAATTGATTCACAGAGTGCAGATAGCTTTGCAATTTTTGGTTCAGCTCGAGGAGCATTTATTGCTGCCATGGCTGTTTCTATGATACTTTACTTGAGACCCTCCCTGCTTGGAGCTGAATTGGCAACTTCTGCTCTTCAGAGATTGCTGAACTTTCCACAGAATGTAGATCTGAAGAAACTAATTCAGAGGGCAAAATCCTTGCAGGTGCTTGCTCTTGATGCTTCTCGCAGTTTACTGATGGCTCCTCTGATGGTCGGGGCGTTTAACCAAACAAAACCGATTATGAGAGGTCATAGCTTGTCCTCTGATTCGATATCACCAAAGAGCCCTCTGAGCTTAGTGCCTGATAGTTACTGGGAGGAGAGATGGAGAATTTGGcacaaggaagaagagaaaattgaACAAAGTAATTCAGAGAAACGAGTCTCAATCCCAACTAAGAAAAAGGGTTGGACAGAGAAAGTAAGAGCCAGTCTCACTAGAACAGAATCCGACCCTTCGGCAAAAGCCAAGAATGTGAGGAAGGTTCCTACGGCACCTGTAAGGCGAAGTTTGTTAGAAGATCTGTCGCGGCAACTGGGGTCTGATGAAGGTATTCAGGATATTATTCCCGGAGACGGAAAATATTCGAGTGAGGATACTGCGAGTGAGGAGGATTCTTCGGTATCATCCAACCCATCAAGTCCCCTTAGTGGGAGTTTTAACAGTGCAAAGTCAAATGCACCCCCGGCAGAGCATGAAGACTGTCGGCAATCTACAGTTGGAGATTCTTCTCTTCCTGTTTCTGATGTTCCAGAGGAGTCCTCTAGAGCAATGGCCTCGAACAAGGATTCTGTGGATAAACTAGAGAAGGATGCCAAGGAGCAGAAGCCGTTATTTGGTAAGTTCCAGTGGCTGTGGAAGTTTGGAAGGGGTCATGCTTCTGAGGAGACTTCTGATAGAGTAGGAGACCCCATTGAAGCTCCAAAATCAACTGATCCTGAAGGCAATCAGAACATCGAGACAAAATCATCGGTAAGTGATGGAAATCATGAGCCTTCTGTTAGCAGTAGTACAGGAGATGCACCCGATCTCAAGGTCATGGGCACCTTCAAGAATCTCGGGCAGTCCATGCTTGAACACATTCAGGTAATTCGACTCAGGATTCTTTTTGCCTCTCCATGCATTGTCATCGGACTAGATAATAGAGTTATTAATATCTCCCAATAAATGGTTTACGAGATCGGATGTATTTTTCAGGTTATTGAGTCGGCTTTCCAGCAGGACCGAGGTCAGGTCGGGTCGTTGGAAAGCTTCTCGAAGAATGTACTGGTAGGCAAAGGGCAGGTCACTGCCATGGCAGCTCTGAAAGAGCTTCGGAAGATCAGCAATCTTCTCTCTGAGATGTGAGATGGGCTTCAATAATGTTAAACCTTGGTTGTACATATAcaaattttgtaattaataattttctagTAGCCCAAATAATCGATTTCCTCATCCTCAATGCCCAATGTGTGTCACAATTTTGATATCAAAGTAC from Punica granatum isolate Tunisia-2019 chromosome 2, ASM765513v2, whole genome shotgun sequence includes the following:
- the LOC116196077 gene encoding uncharacterized protein LOC116196077 is translated as MSDGTAASALRPAELPESSPTVDGTHRFGDLRSVQWRIGLGVLPSSPSASTDELRRVTADSRRRYAGLRRRLLIDPHTSKDGSNSPNLAVDNPLSQNPESRWGRFFRNAELEKMVDQDLLRLYPEDGSYFQTPGCQGMLRRILLLWCLRHPNYGYRQGMHELLAPLIYVLQVDINRLSQVRKLYEDYFTDKFDELSVHESDFTYNFDYKRFSNAMESSASSHGNIVKARSLDDLDPDVQKIVLLSDPYGAEGELGIVLSEKFMEHDAYSMFEALMSGVNGSIAMADFFSHLPADGNNNSSPPVIEASAALYHLLSVVDLPLHTHLTELGVEPQYFCLRWLRVLFGREFALLDLLVIWDEIFAQDNGKIDSQSADSFAIFGSARGAFIAAMAVSMILYLRPSLLGAELATSALQRLLNFPQNVDLKKLIQRAKSLQVLALDASRSLLMAPLMVGAFNQTKPIMRGHSLSSDSISPKSPLSLVPDSYWEERWRIWHKEEEKIEQSNSEKRVSIPTKKKGWTEKVRASLTRTESDPSAKAKNVRKVPTAPVRRSLLEDLSRQLGSDEGIQDIIPGDGKYSSEDTASEEDSSVSSNPSSPLSGSFNSAKSNAPPAEHEDCRQSTVGDSSLPVSDVPEESSRAMASNKDSVDKLEKDAKEQKPLFGKFQWLWKFGRGHASEETSDRVGDPIEAPKSTDPEGNQNIETKSSVSDGNHEPSVSSSTGDAPDLKVMGTFKNLGQSMLEHIQVIESAFQQDRGQVGSLESFSKNVLVGKGQVTAMAALKELRKISNLLSEM